The segment cagcagggggttggacctagatgatcttcaaggtcCCTTCGAACCCAAacggttctatgattctacgatcTCCCCGTCCTTCTCTCGACGCACGAACCTTTCgtcatattttctctctcctttccagttgaggagggggagtgatagagcgtcttggtgggcacctggcatccaggCAAAGTTAACGCACCAGACATGAGGAGCTTGCGTCAGAGGCGTGAGTGGAAGTGTGTCCAAAGGTTTGTTTGGTGAAGGTTTGAAGGTGAAGGGCTTGTGCGATGGGCTGGAAGCCCACCGGGTGCTAGCGGGTGGTGTTGCTGGGGATACACTTCCTAAGAGAGGTGTGGTGGCTGTTTCTGAACCCACCCCGATGGCCACTGAGCCCTGGCTTTGTTCTGGATGAGGTTGGAAGAGCCCTGGGAGAAGAAATGAAGAGGAGGCGTCTgaggctgggatgcaggagaactTTATTGAGGGCAAAAAACCAGTGTAAAGGCAGGAGCGCCGAGCGGAAGGGAGCCGGTGTGAGGTGCAAGTAGGGTGACCATGAGCCGATGTTCCTTTTGTGCAGTAGATCCTCCCAGAGCACCACGATCTTCCTGCCCCGCGGTGGGAGTGGCATACTGGAGGTCCCCTGTGCACTTTGGCTTGTGAGAAGGTGGTTGCAGCAGAGAGCACTGGAGATAGCAGAAGGGGCGCTGCAGAGAAGGaagtgggagaagaggaggaagtaCATGGGGCATGTTTCCAGGCAGCCTGGGTTggcccccttccctgctggctttGAGCCTTGAGAGGAGGAGCCGTGGACTGCGGACCCATGTGCCAGAAACAGCCCGGAGGTGCGTCCTCAATCCATGGCGTGGGTTCCCGTGTGGGGGTGGTTGTTGTCAGGTGTGGTGGCGAGGGCCCTTAGCAGGGGTAGCAGCCTCTTGCGCCGCCGAAGCAGCCCAGGCCTCCGAAGCCGTAGCCGTAGCCGAAGCCGCCGGAGGAGACGGGCACTCCCTGGGAGCTGAGGACGGTGCCCACGGCAGCGGATGAGGAGGATCCGACGGCGGTgctctgggggaaggagctgaggatgggtcctgGCAGGGTGACCACGACGGTGGAAGGCTGGATGACGACGCTGAGTCCCTCCCCTTGCTGCCTGACGCAGGGCTCGTTGCAGCTGTTAGCCAGCGGGGTGGGTCCGCAGGGGCGGCAGAGGTCGTAGCAGGCCATGTGTGTGGTGCGGAGGGGCCCTGGAAGAGAGGGCGTTGAGGAAGCGGAGGGGCGTGGGGGTGCGAGGGGCGGTGTtgcaggagggggagggagtCCAGGGGAGGCCTGGTGCGGGTGTGTGTGGAGCGTGGCGGTGGGGAGGCGTGAGggctgctgaggctggggcAGAGCGTGCTGGAAGAGACGGGCcaggtgtggggcaggaggagtaGGGGAAGGGTGTTGAGGCTCACCTTGTTGACGGCGGAGGAGAAGGCGTGAGGAGAAGTGCGTGAGGGAGAGAGGCACTGGGCTGGCTTTTATACTGCTCCCCAAGGGGCCAGACAGCCTTTGCGCATGACAGCATTTTGCAGCAAGCAGCTGTTGCATGCCACAGGCCGGTACCTAATGAGGTGgggtgtgttttccttcccgCAATTCTGCAATTTCATGTCCTCCTCTTGAGGACGTGTCCACTTGGCCCTGGCGGCAGCTTTTAAGTGCAAGCATTAGAGGCCAAAGAGCTTGGTGTTGATGGCGCGTGTCAGGGCGGGCAGAGGGCACGACCAACGCGTAGGAGAGGTGGGGTGTCGTCAGTGAGGTCATCCCATGGCTCTTGTGTGGCGTGGTTTGCGGTTTTGTTGTGAAGAGGGAGGCCCCATTTCCTCGCAGGCCTGGAAGGTGGGTCTGGGCTTTGGAGGTGTGCCAGGTGTGCCCCACCACGTCCGGCTGCCCACCACTATTCCTCCCCAGGCCCAGGACTTggcctttccctctcttcaacTCCAGGACATTCCTCTCCGCCcccatctccagcctctccGCATCCCTCTCAATGGTGCCACATCCAGCCGCTGCCTCAGCCACTCTGCCACATTTTGCACCATCTGACAACTTGCTGAGGAGGCTGCCTGTTTGGGCCCGCTCGCCCACGTCATTGTGGAGGATGTTGAACAGTGGTGGCCCCACGGACCCGAGGCCAGGGCTACAGGCCGCTTGTGTCCATCTCGACTCTGGGACACTGATCACAAGCCTCTGGGCCCAGCCCTTCAGCCACTTTGCactccacctcactgtccacttacGCACCCCGTACTTTCTCGCCTTGTCTAGGAGCACGCACGCTAGAAAgcgtcaaaggctttactaaagg is part of the Ciconia boyciana unplaced genomic scaffold, ASM3463844v1 HiC_scaffold_68, whole genome shotgun sequence genome and harbors:
- the LOC140645980 gene encoding feather keratin-like; protein product: MACYDLCRPCGPTPLANSCNEPCVRQQGEGLSVVIQPSTVVVTLPGPILSSFPQSTAVGSSSSAAVGTVLSSQGVPVSSGGFGYGYGFGGLGCFGGARGCYPC